A window of Gemmatimonadota bacterium contains these coding sequences:
- a CDS encoding serine/threonine protein kinase: MSEPQISQSDAELRSHVVRVLESQYEVEKEIGRGGMGIVYKGRDKRLKRPVAIKLLPPELAFRSEIRQRFLREAEMAAQLSHPHIVPIYSVDEREGLVYFVMALVEGENLGTRIQRQGPIAPDEARRILREVGDALAYAHSQNTVHRDIKPDNILIDGQTGRTMVTDFGIARAVSEGAEQKLTGTGIAIGTPAFMSPEQSAGDRDIDGRTDLYSLGIVAYQMLCGDLPFNATSTPALLVKHLSERPTPIGQRANVPPDLARAVMLCLEKNPADRFPNARAFVEALETGRVPELPARAGTAYPQAAPSWQPMTVASAEGEPTADEIQRWSAPEVVDFRRRIAPFLFVTGTFFVVDLIGGPNLMFVSAFWGISIAYKYAKLWSDGYDWRDVFQQPRDKMIVDVAAETIDDAKAIFNPQKRAEVRERDRKRRLSQGISPVGGFPAGAPASAAGLAALGNGPYASAARQAMLDRDEIVRMMLDVPKADQARLPEVVPSARSLADKVIALATGLTALDREVGTTGVEAIEKEIGVLEAQANPLDRAASESRVRRLATLKRMRRAAADAGKKRVEMAARLESCAIALQNMKLDILRLKTGNQTWQHVTSVAEQAMALAREVDAQVYAGDAMAGLGRSQPRG, from the coding sequence GTGAGCGAACCCCAGATCAGCCAGTCCGACGCCGAGCTGCGCTCGCACGTCGTGCGCGTGCTCGAATCCCAGTACGAGGTCGAGAAGGAGATCGGCCGCGGCGGGATGGGGATCGTGTACAAGGGCCGCGACAAGCGACTCAAGCGGCCGGTCGCCATCAAGCTCCTTCCCCCCGAGCTCGCCTTCCGTTCGGAGATCCGCCAGCGCTTCCTGCGCGAGGCGGAGATGGCCGCGCAGCTCTCGCACCCGCACATCGTCCCGATCTACTCGGTCGACGAGCGCGAGGGGCTCGTCTACTTCGTGATGGCGCTCGTCGAAGGCGAGAACCTGGGCACGCGCATCCAGCGCCAGGGGCCGATCGCGCCCGACGAGGCGCGCCGGATCCTGCGTGAGGTCGGCGACGCCCTCGCCTATGCCCACTCGCAGAACACCGTCCACCGCGACATCAAGCCGGACAACATCCTCATCGACGGCCAGACCGGCCGCACGATGGTCACCGACTTCGGCATCGCGCGCGCCGTGAGCGAGGGGGCGGAGCAGAAACTCACCGGCACCGGGATCGCCATCGGGACCCCGGCGTTCATGAGTCCGGAGCAGTCGGCGGGCGACCGCGACATCGACGGCCGCACCGACCTCTACTCGTTGGGCATCGTGGCCTACCAGATGCTCTGCGGGGACCTGCCGTTCAACGCCACGAGCACGCCCGCGCTGCTGGTGAAGCACCTGAGCGAGCGGCCCACGCCCATCGGTCAGCGGGCCAACGTCCCGCCCGACCTCGCGCGCGCGGTCATGCTCTGCCTGGAGAAGAACCCCGCCGACCGCTTCCCCAATGCGAGGGCCTTCGTCGAGGCGCTCGAGACCGGGCGCGTGCCTGAGCTCCCGGCGCGCGCCGGCACCGCATATCCGCAGGCCGCCCCCAGCTGGCAGCCGATGACCGTGGCGTCGGCCGAGGGTGAGCCGACCGCCGACGAGATCCAGCGATGGAGCGCGCCGGAGGTGGTCGATTTCCGCCGCCGCATCGCGCCATTCCTCTTCGTCACCGGCACCTTCTTCGTCGTCGATCTCATCGGCGGGCCGAACCTGATGTTCGTTTCGGCCTTCTGGGGCATCAGCATCGCGTACAAGTACGCCAAGCTCTGGAGCGACGGCTACGACTGGCGCGATGTCTTCCAGCAGCCCCGGGACAAGATGATCGTCGACGTCGCGGCGGAGACCATCGACGATGCGAAGGCGATCTTCAATCCACAGAAGCGCGCCGAGGTCCGCGAACGCGACCGGAAGCGGCGCCTGAGCCAGGGCATCTCGCCGGTCGGCGGATTCCCCGCGGGCGCGCCGGCGTCCGCCGCGGGGCTGGCGGCGCTCGGCAACGGACCCTACGCCTCCGCCGCGCGCCAGGCGATGCTCGACCGCGACGAGATCGTGCGCATGATGCTCGACGTCCCCAAGGCCGATCAGGCACGCCTTCCCGAGGTGGTCCCCAGCGCCCGCAGCCTCGCCGACAAGGTGATCGCGCTCGCGACGGGACTCACGGCGCTCGATCGCGAAGTGGGGACGACCGGCGTCGAGGCCATCGAGAAGGAGATCGGCGTCCTCGAGGCGCAGGCGAATCCCCTGGATCGCGCGGCGAGCGAGTCGCGCGTGCGGCGGCTCGCCACGCTCAAGCGCATGCGCCGCGCGGCGGCCGACGCCGGCAAGAAGCGTGTCGAGATGGCGGCGCGGCTCGAGAGTTGCGCCATCGCGCTGCAGAATATGAAGCTCGACATCCTGCGCCTCAAGACCGGGAACCAGACGTGGCAGCACGTCACGTCGGTCGCCGAGCAGGCGATGGCGCTCGCGCGCGAGGTCGATGCGCAGGTCTACGCCGGCGACGCGATGGCCGGACTCGGCCGTTCCCAGCCCCGTGGCTGA
- a CDS encoding carboxypeptidase regulatory-like domain-containing protein: MTRRTLSLRIFAAAALAPALAAQGDRVTVQVTDVRGNAIPFAYVQINNGASRVADDSGRVAFNLKPADSLNVTARRIGFQPFVGWAKRPEGKEYFLADLVPMPRALDPVTISGRRDTPLARTGFYDRVERIQKGAYAARMITPEELEFRNPLRLSQVLAGDSYVKVTPNNGKQVLMGRGIMCAMTVLVDGQRLMGTYEEAVGNPNPPPMSSLAAIDDVISAQSIAAIEIYGSIAAVPVELQRVAGSRIAQGCGLIAIWTGSRR; the protein is encoded by the coding sequence GTGACCCGTCGGACCCTCTCGCTCCGCATCTTCGCTGCGGCCGCCCTCGCGCCCGCGCTCGCCGCCCAGGGCGATCGCGTGACCGTGCAGGTGACCGACGTGCGCGGCAACGCCATCCCCTTCGCCTACGTCCAGATCAACAATGGCGCGAGCCGCGTCGCGGACGACTCCGGACGGGTCGCATTCAACCTCAAGCCGGCGGACTCGCTCAACGTCACGGCGCGGCGGATCGGCTTCCAGCCGTTCGTCGGCTGGGCGAAGCGACCGGAGGGAAAGGAATACTTCCTCGCCGACCTCGTGCCCATGCCGAGGGCGCTCGACCCGGTGACGATCAGCGGGCGACGGGACACGCCGCTCGCCCGCACAGGCTTCTATGACCGCGTGGAGCGGATCCAGAAGGGCGCCTACGCGGCGCGGATGATCACACCGGAGGAACTCGAGTTCCGCAACCCGTTGCGCCTCTCGCAGGTGCTCGCGGGGGACAGCTACGTGAAGGTGACCCCGAACAATGGCAAGCAGGTGCTGATGGGGCGCGGGATCATGTGCGCGATGACCGTGCTCGTGGATGGCCAGCGCCTGATGGGCACCTACGAAGAGGCGGTCGGCAATCCGAACCCGCCGCCGATGAGTTCGCTCGCGGCGATCGACGACGTCATCAGTGCGCAGTCGATCGCGGCGATCGAGATCTACGGGAGCATCGCGGCGGTCCCGGTGGAGTTGCAACGCGTCGCGGGGTCACGCATCGCACAGGGGTGCGGGTTGATCGCGATCTGGACGGGCAGCCGTCGCTGA